The DNA region atttgatatattttgtatctgttatattattataattgatatattgaaaattattatttaatcttaatatattcattttattaatatccTTTAAAGTATAAActatatattgataattattagttattttattatctatgctgatataatttgaaaaagaattatattctgatgataataaaaggaaactattaaataaaacttttaatttattatctattaatacattaataatattttgaataaatTTTGAGGAAAATATAGCAAAGTTTTTTATTGAAGGAACATCATTTTTTAGATCATCactattaatatcattattcttatcagtacattttacattttgtcttaattttttatataatataactTGAAAGGGTTGGGAATACATTTCTTCagtatttttattattatgcatattaaatttataaaatggATATAAGGAACTATTAAAATTGTATATGCTATTGGATTTGTTTATGGTATGTGATACACTTGTATTATTTgtatgatatatattatctattttatttatttcatctattttatttatttcatttatttcatctattttatttatttcatttatagCATATTTTTCGTTGTGGTTTGTTAATATAGGTGTGTTTCTCATTTGATCCATATTTTGACATCCATCAAACGTACtgaaatatttatcaaCAAAATTATTCAAGGTAAAATAGTTGGTAGgtaaaaagaaaaagaaatgaaatatattatgataaatattGAGAAAAGTGAATATATCTGATTCgttgttattatttgagctattatattcatttaagGTGTCCATgttgttattttttatgtgataatttatttgatCCCCCTCATcaatattaaaatgataataattattattattatgataatttgttgtttcatattttttatcatgGTCCATAGGATCATCGCCCATATCtataaaaaacatatttactaatacataataatatgagAGAAAATCATTATACTGATTATATACTTCCTTATcatagaaaaaaaaaaaaattttcaaaaaGTACAAGAGctcattattatatatattcaaattaATATCAAATAAGAATGATTTAAGAACATGTACAAATTTtagttttatttttttcattaatataaaagatacaggagtataattaataaatatacataatatttttaatatttctatttgtttcttagtatatttatatgtatattgGTAGATATTAGACTTATCAGAAAGAAAATCAATAGTAGAAAATCTAttcatttcttttcttGAATTTGTATATGAATAAGAATCATTTGATGATGAGCTATGGTTTGATACATCTGAAAGATATGATGAATTGTGAATATGTAATGATgatttatgtatatttgaataatattcatcagatgtataatttttgatatgataatttttttttaaaatatcttttaaattgttttcttttttatttatcacattattattataatcaaTATAATTGTTATGATTGTTATGGTTATGATtgttatcatttttttcattttgaaCATTTTGATTGTTTATTTTGTCATACATATGAATTTCTTtgatataatttaaaaagaCTTGAAAATGCTCAtcaattatttttttcttatcattgaaataatgaattaatatattatataagaagtcatatataattataaaattgtCTAGAGGGAAATTTAATGTAGAACAATTTTTACGTACaagatatattttgaaataactattttttaatatttctaatatataaaaaatgataaacttaaaaaaatatatgcaactattttttgttacaaataaatattgatatatatcattttgataaattatcatatttgAATCATGATAATCTTTACcttgaattttttttttcaatttattaaaataaaaattgttaatattatttaataaaatgatattttgtttttcttttgcTTTGAAAAATTTAGATATATCATTTTGGTTGTCATCTTGTTTGgatgatattataaaatttgagaaattattttcatcattttttacaatattgtcattattattatgataattattaaaaagtaataacagataaaataaattttgtataagtagaaaaaaaaaattatttaaatatatattacatatacTATTACAAAGACATcctttatttatattattatataaactatatactataatatatattatatatgatatgttgtttaaaatattatgaatatgataaaaatcattagttatattatttttattttgtatataatttttatatatataatgtatattatatgaaagtgtatataaaaatttataattaaataaaaataaatctttattaaatatatatatgtattcatttaatattttatgtatctctttatgcatatatataaaatcatcaacactaatttttttttttattatattcatacCTAGTAATTccatataattatatttcatCTGTGTGTGATAACAAAGAATATTTATCTTATTCACAAAATtgttaattttataatatatatttttattatataaatatatatgtatatttttatattgcTCCTCTTGTGTTGGATACctgtatatatttttagaatcaatatgattattattattattattattattttttttttttataccTGTGGGTGATACATCTATAGAATTATTACttgtctttttttttattgtattattgtttattaatttattatttctttcaTCTTTATCTGTAGTGTTATTATTTAgaagaatatttttattattacacattatattatttatgtctaagaaattttttttaaacatttCAAAGGTgtcaaaaaaattatataagtaagaaaaaatatatgtattatatataggtTCCATATCGTCATACATATTTTGTTCTGTCTCTTGTTTTATGGTATATAAGAAATGGTTATCTgcttttattttatttgctttatattttttataattgaataataaatgaatactatattgatatatttgatttttaagaatatataaattattataatattcaaaatcatcagtacataaataattattttttgtaaatatattaatataattattttttttcattatttgattaatattttctatatctttttcatccaatggatttatattaaaagttCTAGATGAATTTGTATGATCACTTTgattgtatatattattcatttttttctctatattattataattttgatCATTTTTCTTGTGGGTTGTATCATAACTATCGATATTTATTGTACTATTTTTTGACACCTTATCTTGTGATTTGTGTTCTTccatttcttttttgttatcacaaattattatattattagttacatattttttttggatTACATCATGTGTATCATATTCTAAAGGAATATTATTAGGAATATTATTAGCTACATGTATACTAATATTCTTATcattattcatttttttttgattatCATCATCAATTATGTTATctgtattattatatatattattgaGTTCATTCAAAATATGAACAACTTGAATATATTCCTTATGACTATCTGCAATAGCAGATTGATGATTACTTTTTTTAGTATTCTCATCATCTTTTGTTGATActatattatcatttggTATATTTTTTCGACAGTTAATAGAATTATTTGACTTgtatttttcttcattgTTTTTAAAGTGAATTAAAAATTCATTAATGAATTTGTTTATATCCAAATTTTcgaatttttttttaatatcttcatcctacaaaataaaaaagtaaaaaaaaaaaaaaaaaaaaaaaaaaaaatgaaaaaaaagtgaAAGGAGAAGGGCAAAAGGGGATAAAATGAAATGTAAATGTAAATgtaaatatgtataaatatatatattttatatatttatttatatgtatatatatttaattgtatataattgaaggtttaaaaaaaaaaaaaaaaaaaaatttttttatatttattcatataaatatattttaataaaaatatttaaggtgtattatacatatttctatatacatatgcattagctatatatatatatatatatatatatatatatatgtgtgtatgttttgcataaataatattaattctatatacaatatggattgatataaatataaatatttttttaatcacatatatacaatacaacaaaaaaaaaataatatagaataaaataattaagggaagaatataatatacactattaaaataattatattataaagtagaataattaaataattccaatatgtatattattttatttttatttttgtatatacCTTTATAATACATCTTAAAAATAACAGAATATCTGccaaattttttaaagatataaatgCGTTTCTGTCATTGATATAATGAAgaatcatataaaaaaaataatttcttttttttaaatctaTATCTTTGattatattcttttcatatttttgtatGAGCATTATCATGGACCTATCTCTAATATCATTTATGTTATGacctatatatatttgtttatgaaaaaagaaataaaagaaaatgaagattatgaagaaaatatatataggacaaaaattatataatacattatctattttaaaatgtttgatattttttttttttttttctctttttaccaattttttgtattaagttatttatgttttcatcattcatttttttatcatacTGGTTGTATTATAcaattaaaagaaaaaagaatcCTTCATAGATGTGATATGAAAAAAGGAAATTCacttgaaaaaaatatatgtttaaataatatttttaatataactacatagtatatattattgtgttatatatttaaaatgaattgaaatatttaaaaaattatagaaaagttttaaaaaagaaaaaaaaaagagagaaaaatatatatatatatatatatatatatatttttttttttttgtataaatttatttatttgacCTAATGTTCCATATTTTACAatgtttataaataatattcctgtcttaaaaaaaaatatatttaattaagattgttttcttttttactccttttttttaaataattttataagaGATTTTATTAGTATAGAATCAGAAatgaatttattattttttttgatgCATAGAAAAAGGAAAGAATCAAAGacaacaaaataataaggaaaaaataaatatattaaaaatataaaaaatatttttataatattataggtgttattaattatattataatacttttaatttttatataattcttaaacgataatatttctatttaCAGGATTGAAATTGAAAGAAAgtgaaatataaaacatatctaaatataaaaataagaaattattaatagcctaaaaaaataaaatcaaatcaaaataaaacCTATAATgggaatatatatatatatatatatatatatatatttatttattttatatatattttaaaaggatgtttattttattggATTTCTTTgaatgtatttttatacttATTTTATGATTTCTATGctaaacatattattatacacatttattatatatataatattttatagaatgtataaaatatatttcaaattattttttttcgatatataattattatataataatatgtttagCATAGAAATCATAAAATaagtataaaaatacattcAAAGAAATccaataaaataaacatcctgtgtatatttaaatttacaaataagaattgaaagaaaaatatatgtgtaagtaaatatacattgatgttcatttatatatgttttaaaaatgatagttatgtaataaaatatggtcttatgttaatatatatatataaatatgattttagggtaatataatagatatattttaataagCTTATTGAGGTTTTTACTTctatttattatgatacataataaaagaatgttataatatatatataatatatatatgcaggaattaataatacagtgcaatattatttatattatatttcacgttatcattttataaagtgaggaaatatatatatgacataaatataatatatatatgtgtaagtgtaaaattataaggtgtaattatatatatatatatatatatatattattatgttattaATCATGGtatcaaatataaaaaaaaattttggttttatatataaagcATTATTAGTATAAAGTTaagttttttttaatttttataaaatcaATGATATATTGATTAAAaatctttttatttaattttattttctttcctaataaaaataaatcttTCAAAATATGTAACAATAATGTTGGCTATTATGAAATAAAGTTAAAAGGAggtatttttttttttttttaccaTTTTTATCCCATTctttacttttttttttttttttttctttcttttataccttattttttttttttttttttttttttttttttttttttttttttttttttttttttttttttttttttgttcttttatGTTGTTCCTTCTTATTGTTGCTTCACCCTTTCTTTTTTAGCTTTTGTtgattttaaaaaaaaatacgtagaaaaacaaaaaaaaaaaaaaaaaggattatatattatgataaaaagtatatatgTTGTAAATGATTGAGGATAACATAcatgaaattaaaaatgacCCTCTGATTATAATAGATAAGTTTCCATATACGAAAAAAAGAGAAGCTCTTCGCATTAGCGGTATGATcaattataaaatatatatatatatatatatatatattttatattttatttgtacCTTTTGTGTGTATCTGATGTTGTATGTGGTgattttttcttatttatgaatacatttatatgaatgtactcatatttttattctcacatatatatatatatatatatatatatttgtatacATTTGTATATGTTTAAGCTTCCTTTTGTTtgtttatttgtttatttgtttatttgtttatttgtttatttgtttatttgtttatttgtttatttattttttttttttttagaagATCAAGAAAAGAGGAAGATATGCCgtattttctttttaacCCATTTTCATGCTGACCattatacaaatataaacaaatattttaatgaGAATGTATTTTGTTCGCAAATTActaaaaaattattagTGAATATAATTGAGgtaaatgataaatatgtacataatttaaaaataaataagatatattatctttttaattttaaagTTGCTTTTATTGATGCTAATCATTGTCCTGGATCAgttataatttattttgaatttaaaaatggaacaaaaattatacacACAGGTGATTTTAGGTATTCAAATGTTCATAGttttttgataaaaaaattgttatCTTATAGTGAAGATATATCAATATGTAcctataaaaaaaatgaaatgaatataaaatgtgAGCAACAGGATATAGATAGAGAATcattaaatgataatatatataaagaagaaaagaaaattgATATAAATGGAAGGAATATTATTGATTCGAAGTTGAATTTAAATTGggatataataaaaaaagaaaaagaagaaagTCAAAGTGAAAGTATAAATAACAATGAAGTTAAagaatatgataataatccaattgaaataatacaaaaaaaagaaaatagttatattccttttttgagaacaaatgaaaaggataatattttttatatgaatgaaaatattCCTATTTATGAAAGTGATAACTATTTTGTAAATTTagaagaaattataaatatatatttaaaaatagTAGAAGagttattattaaatattcataagatagaaaagaaacaattttatatgtatgatactataaaagaagataattattttaatcatttcctttttattgatttatgtttatattttaatcaaaatgaagaggatatatcatttttttttgattaCAAAAATTTGAATGAAACAGGTATAATATTGAACAATGAGAATATACACAAGATACATGTTAAGAAAAATGAAGCCTTTAAATGTGACACAACTGTAAATGATAGGGAGAATGTAAAAACGGAAGAAAAGCAAATTAATTCAATAgatcaaataatatatgataaatataataatttggaaaaaaatttattacatagtaaaataaaagaagaGAAGAAAATGATGCCTGATTCGAATTGTGTATTAGATGAATCTCAAAACAATATTCAAAAGAAgaataagaaaaaaaaaaaaaaaaggaatcATGAGGATTTTAAAGAATTTGCAGACATTCAAACGaatcataaaataaatgaaaatagaaatgaaattatatcagaaaataaaaattatataaaaactaTTTATCTTGACACAACATATGCTTTgtcaaaaaataatttgtttGCTCCTCAAATGTATCTGATAAAttatgttatttatttgtgTAAAAAGAGATTACTTTATGATGAAGAGAGGTCATCAAATATTTTGGAAACAAATAAGATAAGTATAGAGGAAAAGCAAGAAAAGAAGggaagaaatataaaaaagaagcAAACAGTCAAAATTAAAatggaaaataataataataataataatagtgatgatggtaatatttttataaatgattATCATACAAGCAAtattaaacaaaatgatttagatattaaaaatattataaataatgatacAAACAATTgtaatattcatatatgtGATAATGTGAATAAATTAGATTTGTTAACAAATCATAGCAAAGTCAACAAAGAagagaagaaaaaaaagaaaacattatttctttttggaacatataatttaggaaaagagaaaatatatttatctgTATCTGATGCTTgtaatatgaaaatatattataagaatgagaagaaaagaaaaataattgaATCATTTTTACATAACAAACATATActtaataaaataacagATAATAAATTAGAAGCACAAATTCATATTGTTGATATtaattattcttatatatttccaAAACTTGATAGAAGGAAATTTCTTAATTTAATAGATGAAGATATAGAAAAAGAATTCgattctttttattatattataccAACTGGATGGgtaaaaaaattttcattttatgaaagaaataatatttccatatttttaattccTTATAGTGAACACTCAAATTTGgatgaattaaaaaattttgttaAATCAATCAAACCTTGCAATATACTACCAACTGTGTTTTAcaatgaaaaagaaaaaacaacaattttaaatatatttaatcCTTTTCtgaatttaaaaaaagaagtATTGAGCTTTTTTAAAATAGACGAAAGATATGGTTCTAAAAATAATGAGATATCTCcagataaaaaaaaaataaaagtatgCGAAAAGGAAGATATTCCGAAAGAAGATgttttgaaaaatataaaacaaaaaaaacTCACATCCTTCTTTCCCCTCATAAAAAAAGCAAATTCATCGAACATTTGAACAAGGAgattaataaataaataaataaatatatatatatatatatatatatatatatatataatattcaatgtgtttatataatatattaaatattacattattatttttatgatattatataatattccATTTGTCTATTATACtaatattttgttcatatgtgttcttttttaattttttttcgtatatttctttatatattttatttattattattattttatttttttctacatGAATTAActttaaaagaattaacaaaaaaataaaatctttttttctaaataaggtataagaaaattatatatgtttattatgtgtgtaaataataatgaatatttttacttAAAAGGGcaaatttatatgtatctaaaaataatataggttaataattttttctcCTTTGCGAAAAATGAAATGAGACATGGGAGaaaaatcaaaattatcatttaaaaaaaaaataaaataaataaattatatatatataaatatatttcaatttgttatatatatatatatacacatatatattttttaacatatatgtatataatatatttatatttatttatatgtttcaatggagaaaaataaaaagaagaaaaacTCAAAGGGAAAGTTcagaaaaaaagaagatgttaaaaaggatataaatataataaaaaaggataagaataataaagataGTTCAAATAATACTATAATTAATACTAGTGATAAAGATATGGATgaatcaaaaaataaaggatTAAGAGAAGACAACATTTTTCAAAACATTAATAATTCTACAACCCTTTATGATAAAACAAgtgatattataaatgtattatatggttatatatatatatatatatatatatatatatataatatttgaaatattaaataaaaagtatttttttttttttttatattcatttttttaaatagattataaaaatattaatatgaaaagTCCACAAAATAAAGGCAAAGACACACTTAGTAGTAATCATgaagatataataaatcaGACATGTGGTATATCGAATAAACTAAAAAATGACGAcatatttgaaaaaaatacacTGGTTGTAAACAGTAAGTTAGAATGTGAAGATACAATCACATTATTAGAAAAAGATGTTAATGttaatatgaatgattatgataatagttctgaatttataaaatatattgaaaattttaaagaaaaaaaaaaatgtatgGATAATATAACTTCTTCTATGggatataaaaatgaagataacAAGGAAGAAGGGAAGAAAAAGGCAAAggatgaaataaaaatgaaaatagAGGTACcattgaaaataatataataacttgatttatatgaaaaaaaaatatatatgtgtaatatatgaattttaatataaatacaaaaaaatatatgattttatCTGATTggtatatttttttttaattttttgttttgatataataatttaagGAAAAGGAAACCATATCATACAAATcaaagaaaaagaaaaaaatggaaaaatagtaaatataaaatataaacatatatatatatatatcttttatttttttgtgaaatattatatttttttactaCTTTTCAATAATTTAGTCATATTAGtaatgaagaaaaagaaaaggtCATGAAAAAATACATGCTCAATTTAGAAGAAcaatatagaaaaaaaaaagaagaagatttaaaaaaaattgtagataaaaataaagaggatatgaaaaaatttaaagagaaagaaaatacatttgttaattttttgaaaaatcCTCGACTAAATTTATCTAAGGACGAAAACGTGAATGATTACTTGAGCATATATCCAAAGAcaatagtaataataaaacaaaaaagtgaaa from Plasmodium gaboni strain SY75 chromosome 14, whole genome shotgun sequence includes:
- a CDS encoding putative DNA repair metallo-beta-lactamase protein encodes the protein MIEDNIHEIKNDPLIIIDKFPYTKKREALRISEDQEKRKICRIFFLTHFHADHYTNINKYFNENVFCSQITKKLLVNIIEVNDKYVHNLKINKIYYLFNFKVAFIDANHCPGSVIIYFEFKNGTKIIHTGDFRYSNVHSFLIKKLLSYSEDISICTYKKNEMNIKCEQQDIDRESLNDNIYKEEKKIDINGRNIIDSKLNLNWDIIKKEKEESQSESINNNEVKEYDNNPIEIIQKKENSYIPFLRTNEKDNIFYMNENIPIYESDNYFVNLEEIINIYLKIVEELLLNIHKIEKKQFYMYDTIKEDNYFNHFLFIDLCLYFNQNEEDISFFFDYKNLNETGIILNNENIHKIHVKKNEAFKCDTTVNDRENVKTEEKQINSIDQIIYDKYNNLEKNLLHSKIKEEKKMMPDSNCVLDESQNNIQKKNKKKKKKRNHEDFKEFADIQTNHKINENRNEIISENKNYIKTIYLDTTYALSKNNLFAPQMYLINYVIYLCKKRLLYDEERSSNILETNKISIEEKQEKKGRNIKKKQTVKIKMENNNNNNNSDDGNIFINDYHTSNIKQNDLDIKNIINNDTNNCNIHICDNVNKLDLLTNHSKVNKEEKKKKKTLFLFGTYNLGKEKIYLSVSDACNMKIYYKNEKKRKIIESFLHNKHILNKITDNKLEAQIHIVDINYSYIFPKLDRRKFLNLIDEDIEKEFDSFYYIIPTGWVKKFSFYERNNISIFLIPYSEHSNLDELKNFVKSIKPCNILPTVFYNEKEKTTILNIFNPFLNLKKEVLSFFKIDERYGSKNNEISPDKKKIKVCEKEDIPKEDVLKNIKQKKLTSFFPLIKKANSSNI